The Ascochyta rabiei chromosome 18, complete sequence DNA segment GCATTGTTGGCGTATGGTTAAGGAGGGGTTGGTGTTGAGGTCTAGGGCGTAGTAAGATGGGATTGGGACTTTTACACTGGTTGCATCTGGGAACCGACCTGTTTGCATGCATATTTCGTCAACTCGTGCTTGTTGTACGACACAGAATGGCATACAACTTGGCTGATAGCTTGCCAGTGCAATTGTCCATTTTTAGGACACCCTTACTCCCGCCAAGCTAAATAGCTACTCCTATTTCGATAACTCGGACCCCGGTCCGATCACCCTCACCGATTGCTCGGCCTCAACCACTAGTACGGTACGTCTTCATACATCTGGTGTGGTAGTTGACCTGCACTGGCATGCAAGACTTCCCCGCAGCGTTGCTCCTCCAGACAATCATCCTCCACCAATCACGTCGCCGGGATCCGCGCGCCATTCTCTTTTTGACACGGGCATCGCTGGAGTCCAATGTCCGCTCAGCTGTCCGCTCACGACGTCTCCGCTCTTTTCAACGTCGGTAAGGTGAATTATGACTTCACAGGTACGTGACGAGGCTTGTATCTGCCTTAGCTTTGCAGCTTCAGCCAAACACCAACGTCATGGACAGCAACCAAGCAGCTCGACCCACAACGACGGGTCCTCTACACCGCATGCGAAAGAAAGTTGAGGGGACTTCAGGATGCTGAGATGCATACACCGGAGATAGGTGACCAAGCGCAAGACGATGACAACAACATGCATGTACATGATCCCTGGTTCTGCCTCGCTGCGCTTAGGTATCTGGAGTCTCTACTTTACTATTACCCCAGGAAGGTCCCCCTTACCGAGCCAGAATCATAATGGCGCAACTGATTTCCTTGCTAGGTCTCCTTGTTGCTGTAGCTCCTCTGACACATGCACAGCACAGCAACGTCTCTGCTCCATCCTTCACTCTTCCAGCAGGCTATACCACATCAACATTCAACAACTCTGCTCAGCCTACCGCATACAATCGTACCGATTCCTCACCTAATGCTCTTGCATCTCTTTGGGATCTCGTAGGCCCCGTGGCTACCGGCCCGCTGACCAGCACCGCTTCTCCCACTCCGGAGCCAACAGCCTACCCGCAACCAGATGGCGAGGTTTTCCATCCGCTTGTTCGCAGTAGCTACCCTGAAGCCAAGGATCTGAAGCTGCCTGCTGGGTTCAAGTGGGGATTCAGTTCATCAGCATATCAGATCGAGGGTGCGGCGAAAGACGAGGGGAAGGGTCCAAGTATTTGGGATTTGCTGTCTCACCGAGTGCCGAATTACGTGTCAGATAACTCGACGGGCGATGTCGTTAGTAGCAATTACTGGCTCTACAAGCAGGATATTGCTAGACTGAAGGGATTGGGTGTGCCTGGTACGTGTCTGTTACGGATCAGAGTGCTTCGAGTGGCTAACCCTCTGCAGCGTTCAGCCCCAGTTTCTCCTGGCCACGCTTCTTTCCCTTTGGTCATGGACCGGTGAACGGAGAAGCAGTTCATCACTACGACGATGTAATTGCGGAGATGCATGCCATTGGAATCATGCCCGCAGTCACGGTAACCCTCCTTTAATACTACCCACATCCAGCGCTCACACCTTCAGCTCTTCCATTGGGATACACCTCTCGCGCTCTTCGCTGAGTATGGCGCCTGGACTGACCGCCGCATCGTTGACCACTTCTTCAACTACGCCAAATTCGTCATTTCCCGCTACGACGCCTACGTGGATCAGTGGTTCACCATCAACGAGCCCCAATACTGCAACTGGCAATACTCAACCTACCCGGCCGGAAAGTACTACCCAGCACCCAACAACATCACTGGGGGCCCGACGGCACGTTTCCTTTGCGGTCACCACACGCTACTCGCACACGCCAAAGTCGCAAAATGGTATCACGAGGAGTTCCACGGGGCACACAGAATCACCTTCAAGAATAGCGCCAACTACTACG contains these protein-coding regions:
- a CDS encoding Beta-glucosidase; protein product: MAQLISLLGLLVAVAPLTHAQHSNVSAPSFTLPAGYTTSTFNNSAQPTAYNRTDSSPNALASLWDLVGPVATGPLTSTASPTPEPTAYPQPDGEVFHPLVRSSYPEAKDLKLPAGFKWGFSSSAYQIEGAAKDEGKGPSIWDLLSHRVPNYVSDNSTGDVVSSNYWLYKQDIARLKGLGVPAFSPSFSWPRFFPFGHGPVNGEAVHHYDDVIAEMHAIGIMPAVTLFHWDTPLALFAEYGAWTDRRIVDHFFNYAKFVISRYDAYVDQWFTINEPQYCNWQYSTYPAGKYYPAPNNITGGPTARFLCGHHTLLAHAKVAKWYHEEFHGAHRITFKNSANYYEANSTSPGDEEARQRNFDFSIGWFGGPWTDGDYPASMKSTLGDLLPNLTQEEKDMIKGSCDFYAVDPYSSFLAYEIPGGLDACVSNRSHPGFPECAGSTSLSSSGFPIGPAADPAMPWLYSAPSGVRRFLKYIQTELFPTVPDMVVTEFGFAEPFEASWTSLAPALWDLRRADYLQQYLDNILLAIHVDGVNVTGAWGWAIFDNFEWALGTSVRFGVQYVNYTSLERTPKASMFQFLNWFKDHEERGNATMGLV